The following are encoded together in the Girardinichthys multiradiatus isolate DD_20200921_A chromosome X, DD_fGirMul_XY1, whole genome shotgun sequence genome:
- the LOC124862863 gene encoding dual specificity mitogen-activated protein kinase kinase 6-like, producing MSLSKAGRKKNLGPKLPKDAFSPLPPQAAAPPRDLDSKACVTIGDRNFVVEADDLEQIEELGRGAYGVVDKMKHVPSGVIMAVKRIRATVNTLEQKRLLMDLDISMRTVDCFYTVTFYGALFREGDVWICMELMDTSLDKFYKKVIQKGQTIPEDILGKITVAIVKALEHLHHNLSVIHRDVKPSNVLINAQGQVKMCDFGISGHLVDSVAKTMDAGCKPYMAPERINPDLNQQGYSVKSDIWSLGITMIELAILKFPYDSWGTPFQQLKQVVDEPSPQLPADRFSPEFVDFISQCLRKKPDERPAYKELLKHPFFTLHDSKETDVANFVKVILDD from the exons GTAGGAAGAAGAACCTGGGGCCAAAGCTGCCCAAAGATGCGTTTTCACCTCTGCCACCACAGGCTGCAGC GCCCCCTCGAGACCTTGACTCTAAAGCTTGTGTTACGATCGGAGATCGG AACTTTGTGGTGGAAGCTGATGACTTGGAGCAGATTGAAGAGCTGGGGAGGGGCGCCTATGGAGTGGTGGACAAGATGAAACATGTACCCAGTGGCGTGATCATGGCTGTCAAG AGGATTCGTGCCACTGTTAATACTCTAGAGCAGAAGAGGCTTCTGATGGACCTGGACATTTCCATGAGAACAGTGGACTGCTTCTATACTGTGACTTTCTACGGTGCCCTTTTTAGAGAG gGAGATGTTTGGATCTGCATGGAACTGATGGACACGTCTTTGGACAAGTTCTATAAAAAGGTTATTCAGAAAGGCCAAACAATTCCTGAGGACATCTTGGGCAAGATCACAGTAGCA ATTGTCAAGGCATTGGAGCATCTGCACCATAACCTCTCAGTGATACACAGAG ATGTGAAGCCCTCCAATGTCCTGATCAATGCTCAGGGCCAAGTGAAAATGTGCGACTTTGGCATCAGCGGCCACCTGGTGGATTCTGTGGCCAAAACAATGGACGCAGGCTGCAAGCCTTACATGGCG CCTGAGAGGATCAACCCTGACCTCAACCAGCAGGGCTACAGTGTCAAATCAGACATCTGGAGTCTTGGCATCACTATG ATCGAGCTGGCCATTTTGAAATTTCCCTATGACTCGTGGGGAACCCCGTTCCAGCAGCTCAAGCAGGTGGTGGATGAGCCGTCTCCACAGCTGCCTGCAGATCGCTTCTCCCCTGAGTTTGTAGACTTCATCTCACAGTG CTTAAGAAAGAAGCCAGATGAAAGACCAGCCTACAAAGAATTGTTg AAACACCCATTTTTCACCCTCCATGACTCAAAAGAGACAGATGTGGCCAACTTCGTCAAGGTCATCCTGGATGATTGA